A window of Methanobacterium veterum contains these coding sequences:
- a CDS encoding TetR/AcrR family transcriptional regulator, translating to MAISRKQREREQRRNGLIDAAEKLFFERGYDNVTMDEIADEAEVNKALLYYYFKNKEALFFAVDLRGVRILHEQYVNCYNIDVDGYTKIKSMIQSLFEFSKDYPDYFRIYRYARTERF from the coding sequence ATGGCTATTTCCAGAAAACAACGAGAAAGAGAACAGAGGCGCAATGGACTCATAGACGCTGCAGAAAAGCTTTTCTTTGAGAGAGGTTACGATAATGTTACAATGGATGAAATAGCAGATGAAGCTGAGGTTAACAAAGCACTGCTGTACTATTACTTCAAGAATAAGGAAGCACTGTTTTTTGCTGTTGATCTTAGGGGAGTTAGGATACTGCATGAACAGTATGTAAACTGTTATAATATTGATGTTGATGGTTATACTAAAATAAAATCTATGATTCAAAGTCTTTTTGAATTTTCTAAGGATTATCCGGATTATTTCCGTATTTACCGTTATGCAAGAACAGAACGGTTCTAG
- a CDS encoding condensation domain-containing protein — protein sequence MPAINDDKNNGVAGQKNYVINTSRYIRKLSNLERMYLWSPYSDVSMVARIKGNVSEEKLLSALNIVLQMHPLAGAKIVFDDDYNAWFSIDNVCKPFFKTVNRVSDTQWLEELQCEIQIPFNPETGPLIRFILVHSETVSDLVVICNHSICDGMSLVYLIRDLLDIYTNPEQEIKVTNSVDIRDFLPKGGFSLQSVMMKLIMGNANRKWEKNPYYFDHKDAVAVQNAYWEKYVFNTVLLELEPPETKFLLKQCRNKGISVGSAVIAAFIAAHEYIVGPFVKNQKQLWVPFDMRRHATTPIGDVFGLCIGAPRFSYTYNAKKPFWENAAVLHKEIHKRVSKLDSHTMETPDSHPTFMDALSSFALLKEVVPEAYTKTENLKMYFQDEKNITFSFAKRSRSMVPGSIPSNLGPLDIPETYGDLQIDKMIFFPVISDSVPLNLGGLSISNKMVFSLSYPEPKDRGNIMTGEMIQIRNRALEYLGFLDKASEKAIV from the coding sequence ATGCCTGCAATAAATGATGATAAAAACAATGGCGTGGCGGGACAAAAAAATTACGTTATAAACACTTCAAGATATATTCGTAAACTTTCAAATTTAGAACGAATGTATTTATGGAGCCCTTACAGCGACGTATCGATGGTAGCAAGAATTAAAGGAAATGTTTCAGAAGAAAAACTGCTCAGTGCATTAAATATAGTTTTGCAGATGCATCCACTTGCTGGTGCAAAGATCGTGTTTGATGATGATTATAACGCGTGGTTTTCAATCGATAATGTTTGTAAACCTTTCTTTAAAACTGTAAACAGAGTTTCAGATACACAATGGCTTGAAGAGCTGCAGTGTGAAATTCAAATACCTTTTAATCCAGAAACAGGGCCATTGATCCGGTTTATATTGGTGCATTCTGAAACAGTATCAGATCTGGTAGTTATATGCAACCACAGCATCTGCGATGGAATGTCACTGGTATATTTAATTCGTGATCTGCTTGATATTTACACAAATCCAGAGCAGGAAATTAAAGTAACCAATTCTGTGGATATTAGGGATTTTCTTCCAAAAGGAGGGTTTTCGCTGCAGTCAGTCATGATGAAACTTATTATGGGCAATGCTAACAGGAAGTGGGAGAAAAATCCATATTATTTTGACCATAAAGATGCAGTTGCTGTACAGAACGCATATTGGGAAAAATATGTCTTTAACACAGTTCTTCTTGAGCTTGAACCTCCAGAAACAAAATTTCTCTTAAAACAGTGCAGAAATAAGGGTATTTCAGTTGGCTCTGCAGTAATAGCTGCTTTTATAGCAGCTCACGAATATATTGTCGGTCCATTCGTTAAAAACCAGAAACAGTTATGGGTCCCTTTTGACATGAGGAGACACGCAACTACTCCAATTGGTGATGTTTTCGGTCTTTGTATTGGAGCACCTCGGTTTTCATATACATACAATGCAAAAAAACCATTCTGGGAGAATGCGGCAGTTTTACATAAAGAAATCCATAAAAGAGTCTCAAAATTAGACTCTCACACCATGGAAACTCCAGATTCTCATCCTACATTTATGGATGCATTATCTTCTTTTGCACTTCTTAAGGAAGTTGTTCCTGAAGCATACACTAAAACGGAGAATTTGAAGATGTATTTTCAAGATGAAAAGAACATTACTTTCTCATTTGCAAAAAGGTCCAGGAGCATGGTTCCAGGTTCAATTCCTTCAAATTTGGGGCCACTTGACATACCTGAGACCTATGGGGATCTTCAAATTGATAAAATGATCTTCTTCCCGGTAATAAGTGATTCTGTTCCTCTAAATCTTGGAGGGCTTAGTATTAGTAATAAAATGGTGTTCTCTCTTAGCTATCCTGAGCCAAAGGATAGAGGAAATATCATGACTGGTGAAATGATTCAGATCCGTAACAGGGCTCTGGAATATCTGGGTTTTCTGGATAAAGCAAGTGAAAAGGCAATTGTATAG
- a CDS encoding alpha/beta fold hydrolase, producing the protein MPIAKVNDINMYYEIQGEGEPLIFIPGLGTEISSAGLFTAKLAKKYGVIIFDNRGTGRTDKPDAHYSIEMMAEDTVRLMDKLKIEKAHFMGGSMGACILQVIAAKYPERVNSMVLYLATPRFSDALKNAMMPFLKPQKVEEGKTNQMHPLFMQKYPPTEGSLSRQLEANMKFDGRDLIGQIKAPTLIINATKDRFIPIESTEELAEVIPHAKVILVDGDHLFPMTKSELLIKPAIVFLEEMDLKY; encoded by the coding sequence ATGCCAATAGCAAAAGTAAATGATATAAACATGTATTATGAGATTCAAGGCGAAGGAGAACCTTTAATCTTTATACCGGGTCTTGGAACAGAAATCTCTTCTGCAGGCTTGTTTACAGCAAAACTTGCTAAAAAATACGGGGTAATTATATTTGATAATCGTGGCACTGGAAGGACTGACAAACCGGATGCACATTATTCTATTGAAATGATGGCTGAAGATACAGTTAGGCTCATGGATAAACTTAAAATAGAAAAAGCCCATTTTATGGGAGGCTCTATGGGGGCATGTATACTGCAGGTAATCGCTGCAAAATACCCGGAACGAGTAAATAGTATGGTATTATATTTGGCTACTCCTCGGTTCTCTGACGCATTGAAAAATGCAATGATGCCTTTTTTAAAGCCGCAAAAAGTGGAAGAAGGGAAAACTAATCAAATGCACCCTCTATTTATGCAGAAATATCCTCCAACTGAAGGATCTTTATCAAGACAGCTTGAAGCGAATATGAAATTTGACGGTAGAGATTTGATTGGCCAAATTAAAGCACCTACTCTTATTATTAATGCTACAAAAGACCGGTTTATCCCGATAGAATCTACTGAAGAACTAGCAGAGGTAATACCTCATGCAAAAGTGATTCTTGTAGATGGAGATCATTTATTCCCAATGACAAAGTCGGAATTATTAATTAAGCCTGCTATTGTGTTTCTGGAAGAAATGGATTTGAAATATTAA
- a CDS encoding AAA family ATPase, giving the protein MSEISLDTNYVEEILTQNGYIPDDNIVTVMFLALSLKKPILIEGPPGTGKTELSKAVSRAFERDFFRVQCYEGITFEQIVGEWNYQKQLLHLEMSKINKTAPDKTEQDVFSEEFFIKRPLLSAFMNEKPSVILIDEIDKADEEVESFLLQALGEKQITVNDLGTFDLKNDLLVIMTSNSQRQLLDETKDRCLYLYIDYPTFEREVEIVKSHVPDASLNLIKSVVRAMQKIRKLSLIKVPSIRATVDWINSLLIFGKDDLDDESFKKTINVVIKNEEDKNKVIESFKLD; this is encoded by the coding sequence ATGAGCGAGATCAGTTTAGATACAAATTACGTAGAGGAAATTTTAACTCAAAATGGTTACATTCCTGATGATAATATAGTTACTGTGATGTTTTTAGCATTATCCCTTAAAAAGCCAATATTAATTGAAGGTCCTCCTGGGACTGGTAAGACTGAGCTCTCTAAAGCAGTTTCTAGAGCGTTTGAAAGGGATTTTTTTAGAGTACAGTGTTATGAAGGCATAACATTTGAACAGATCGTTGGGGAATGGAATTATCAAAAACAACTCCTGCATCTGGAAATGTCCAAGATAAATAAAACCGCACCGGATAAAACAGAACAAGATGTCTTCAGCGAAGAATTTTTTATAAAAAGGCCGCTTTTATCAGCATTTATGAATGAAAAACCTTCAGTTATACTCATAGATGAAATTGATAAAGCAGATGAAGAAGTAGAAAGTTTCCTGCTTCAAGCACTTGGAGAAAAACAGATCACAGTCAATGATCTGGGAACATTTGACCTTAAGAACGATTTACTTGTTATCATGACTTCAAATTCTCAGAGACAGCTCCTTGACGAGACAAAGGACCGCTGTTTATATTTATATATTGATTACCCCACTTTTGAAAGGGAAGTGGAAATAGTTAAATCTCACGTGCCTGATGCTTCTTTAAATCTGATAAAGAGTGTTGTAAGGGCTATGCAGAAAATACGCAAACTTAGTTTAATTAAAGTGCCATCAATCAGGGCAACTGTAGACTGGATTAATAGTTTACTTATTTTCGGTAAAGATGACTTAGATGATGAATCATTTAAAAAAACCATTAATGTTGTCATAAAGAATGAAGAAGATAAAAATAAAGTGATAGAATCCTTTAAGCTGGATTAA
- a CDS encoding DUF2284 domain-containing protein, whose amino-acid sequence MEKMDKCKDLKKMVLEKGYPEAKIISADKVVVEDRVRLKCMVGCPHYGQGLRCPPYTPDIDEFRKMVGEYSFAMVVKIKPQEIPDEVTAKYKLEKNKEEPVRLRDQYEDADKMLSSVWSDFADYYKKSLLDLLDLESAAFSLGYTFATVFFAGRCMLCEKCNVKEGICRNPVISRFSAEAMGINLLKTAKNAEMNLKFDPDSTPTPMAILLVD is encoded by the coding sequence ATGGAAAAAATGGATAAATGTAAAGATTTGAAAAAAATGGTTTTAGAAAAAGGATATCCTGAGGCAAAAATCATTTCAGCAGACAAAGTGGTAGTAGAAGATAGAGTACGTCTTAAATGTATGGTGGGTTGTCCTCATTATGGTCAGGGCCTAAGATGCCCACCTTACACGCCAGATATAGATGAGTTCAGAAAGATGGTGGGGGAATATAGCTTTGCCATGGTTGTCAAGATTAAGCCTCAGGAAATACCTGATGAAGTCACAGCAAAATATAAATTGGAAAAGAATAAGGAAGAGCCGGTTAGGTTAAGGGACCAATATGAAGATGCAGATAAAATGTTATCGAGTGTATGGTCTGATTTTGCGGACTATTACAAAAAATCTTTACTGGACTTGTTGGACCTGGAAAGTGCTGCTTTCAGTTTGGGGTATACCTTTGCCACTGTGTTTTTTGCTGGAAGATGCATGCTTTGCGAAAAATGTAACGTAAAAGAAGGGATATGTAGAAACCCTGTAATATCGCGTTTTTCTGCAGAAGCTATGGGTATCAATCTATTAAAAACAGCTAAAAATGCAGAAATGAACCTAAAATTTGATCCAGATAGTACTCCAACTCCAATGGCAATATTGCTCGTAGATTAA
- a CDS encoding alpha/beta fold hydrolase gives MIIWGMGGEISTFVDYMDSLDKDYKLIFFDNRGTGRTDMPDEHYSIEMMAEDTISLIDEIGIKSAHVLGISMGSRIAIVMAAKHPERVKSLILNVAAAGFPDMYKSILDVSLENMDLREKLLRKTGIVFIQKYPPNPESFLRQLKAMADFNGRDYLGKIKASTLIINGTKDQLAPMELTEELALGISDVKLVLVDEGHYFAALKPELLIKHSLEFMKEIETKTV, from the coding sequence TTGATAATTTGGGGAATGGGTGGAGAGATCTCCACTTTTGTTGATTACATGGATAGTCTGGATAAAGATTATAAATTAATCTTCTTTGATAACCGGGGCACAGGCAGGACAGATATGCCAGATGAACATTATTCCATTGAGATGATGGCGGAGGATACAATTAGTCTTATTGATGAAATTGGTATAAAGAGTGCTCATGTTTTGGGGATTTCTATGGGATCACGCATCGCGATTGTAATGGCTGCAAAGCATCCTGAGCGGGTTAAAAGTTTAATCTTAAATGTGGCAGCAGCTGGTTTTCCAGACATGTATAAATCTATTCTGGATGTTTCACTCGAAAATATGGATTTAAGAGAAAAACTACTTCGAAAAACAGGAATAGTATTTATACAGAAGTACCCACCTAACCCTGAATCATTTCTCAGGCAGTTAAAAGCTATGGCAGATTTCAATGGCAGAGACTATTTAGGTAAAATTAAAGCATCTACACTTATAATAAATGGCACAAAGGATCAGTTGGCACCTATGGAGTTAACTGAAGAACTCGCACTAGGAATTAGTGATGTGAAACTTGTTCTTGTTGATGAAGGACATTATTTTGCAGCATTAAAGCCAGAATTACTCATTAAACATTCTTTGGAGTTTATGAAAGAAATTGAAACAAAAACAGTTTAA
- a CDS encoding TetR/AcrR family transcriptional regulator translates to MAISDRKKREKEQRRQSIIDAAEKLFFEKGYDNVSMNDIAGEVELNRATIYLYFENKEALCFAVILRGVRMLNVMIKDNVRKAVDRQKINTVGRSYYTFFQAYPQYLQVYTFFQSGRFDLTGLRDRAYKDVTEILKLQRDIFDFVHINIKDGIRKGSILSDIDGVKREGIRQDIDSFYATSLILATIESIIKLPPSLGEELKDREITEYQFEALLMHFVSRLLMN, encoded by the coding sequence ATGGCAATTTCAGATAGGAAAAAAAGAGAGAAAGAGCAGAGAAGGCAGTCTATTATTGATGCTGCTGAAAAGCTGTTTTTTGAAAAGGGCTATGATAATGTTTCAATGAACGATATTGCAGGTGAGGTTGAATTGAACAGGGCCACAATTTATCTTTATTTTGAAAATAAGGAAGCATTATGCTTTGCGGTTATTTTACGAGGGGTTAGAATGTTAAACGTGATGATCAAAGATAATGTAAGGAAGGCAGTTGACCGTCAAAAAATAAACACGGTAGGAAGGTCATATTACACGTTTTTCCAGGCATATCCTCAATATCTTCAAGTATATACTTTTTTCCAATCTGGAAGGTTTGATTTAACTGGTTTAAGGGATCGTGCATATAAAGATGTAACTGAGATACTTAAACTGCAAAGGGACATTTTTGATTTTGTACACATAAATATTAAAGACGGAATAAGAAAAGGAAGCATTCTTTCGGATATAGATGGGGTAAAGAGAGAGGGAATTCGTCAAGATATAGATTCTTTTTATGCAACGAGTTTGATTTTAGCTACAATAGAGAGTATTATAAAACTTCCTCCATCTTTAGGAGAAGAACTTAAAGATAGAGAAATAACTGAATACCAATTTGAAGCGCTTTTAATGCACTTTGTAAGCAGATTACTTATGAATTAA
- a CDS encoding GNAT family N-acetyltransferase, whose translation MEFKIEKMKHEDWEQVSKIYNEGIKTGNATFETEVPSWESWISKHLPCCNLVARRNKILGWAAVSPTSSRNIYSGVTEVSIYVSKECKRTGVGLSLLKKLIELSENNSIWTLQAGIFPENEASINLHKKCGFRIVGIREKIGKMDDVWRDVVLMERRSKKAGIT comes from the coding sequence ATGGAATTTAAAATCGAAAAAATGAAGCATGAAGATTGGGAACAGGTTTCAAAAATATATAATGAAGGTATTAAAACTGGAAATGCTACCTTTGAGACCGAGGTGCCTTCGTGGGAATCCTGGATTTCAAAACATCTACCTTGCTGTAATCTCGTCGCGCGCAGAAATAAAATTTTAGGTTGGGCAGCAGTATCACCAACTTCAAGCAGAAATATTTATTCTGGAGTGACTGAAGTCAGCATTTATGTAAGTAAAGAATGTAAAAGAACAGGTGTAGGTTTATCTCTTCTTAAAAAATTAATAGAATTATCTGAAAATAACAGTATCTGGACTTTACAGGCGGGAATATTTCCAGAAAACGAGGCAAGTATAAATCTGCATAAGAAATGCGGATTTAGAATTGTAGGCATCCGTGAAAAGATAGGAAAAATGGATGATGTCTGGCGTGATGTTGTTTTGATGGAAAGGCGCAGTAAGAAAGCAGGTATAACATAG
- a CDS encoding PepSY domain-containing protein gives MVNTKILLSVVIVLLIGVAAATYHVTTTTPGLWQPTTSQDNQQSSDQGTTTQSDGSQTQTQSETTSTGSHTSSSNGGSSVKISASEAKSIVQNNYIEQDGAKAGTPKLTTMNGEKVYVVPIIYNGKQAGEIWIDAQTGKNVGGAGGAP, from the coding sequence ATGGTTAACACAAAGATTCTTTTATCCGTTGTCATTGTATTACTTATAGGTGTCGCAGCAGCTACTTATCATGTTACTACAACTACTCCGGGTTTATGGCAGCCTACTACTTCACAGGACAATCAACAATCTTCAGATCAGGGCACAACTACCCAGTCTGACGGAAGTCAAACCCAAACCCAAAGTGAAACAACTTCTACAGGAAGCCACACTTCAAGTTCAAATGGAGGTAGTAGTGTGAAAATATCAGCAAGCGAAGCCAAATCAATTGTTCAAAATAATTACATAGAACAGGACGGGGCGAAAGCAGGCACTCCTAAACTTACAACAATGAACGGTGAAAAAGTTTACGTCGTTCCAATTATATACAACGGTAAACAAGCCGGAGAAATCTGGATAGACGCTCAAACAGGTAAAAACGTTGGAGGTGCAGGAGGTGCACCGTAG
- a CDS encoding proteasome assembly chaperone family protein, which produces MVETEYECCKIISKNVEDAIVLEGSPELGLIGNILGWLLVEELNMEEIGYIDSKYFPPLAVLYKGKAIHPFRIYATEGIVLFLSDFIIPQNVAFDMTNGIVDWMERNNSKEIITFNSIVVREKSQGAAGAANSDEALERLGKLDLPILPFGNISGLSGTLLTRSMMKGIPGSCLFAEITSPYPDPRAAADVTNVLNKMLGTNINAEPLIKEAEEIENRLKELAQTVQGQGETESPAYM; this is translated from the coding sequence ATGGTTGAGACTGAATATGAATGTTGTAAAATAATTTCTAAAAATGTTGAAGATGCAATAGTCTTAGAAGGATCACCTGAATTAGGCCTTATAGGAAATATACTAGGATGGCTTTTAGTTGAAGAGCTTAACATGGAGGAAATAGGATATATTGACTCCAAATATTTCCCTCCTCTTGCAGTACTGTATAAAGGTAAAGCAATCCATCCGTTTAGAATATATGCCACAGAAGGGATTGTTTTATTCCTTTCAGATTTCATCATCCCTCAAAATGTCGCTTTTGACATGACAAACGGCATAGTGGACTGGATGGAACGAAACAACAGTAAGGAGATAATTACATTTAACAGTATAGTTGTAAGGGAAAAAAGCCAGGGAGCTGCAGGTGCTGCAAACTCAGATGAAGCTCTGGAACGCCTTGGAAAATTAGACCTGCCTATTCTACCATTCGGAAATATAAGCGGTCTATCAGGTACTTTACTTACAAGAAGCATGATGAAAGGCATACCAGGATCCTGTCTATTTGCAGAAATAACAAGCCCATATCCAGATCCACGGGCTGCTGCAGATGTTACAAACGTTTTAAACAAAATGTTAGGCACAAACATCAATGCAGAGCCCCTCATAAAAGAAGCGGAAGAAATAGAAAATAGACTCAAAGAACTAGCTCAAACGGTACAGGGGCAAGGTGAAACAGAATCACCAGCCTACATGTAA
- a CDS encoding VWA domain-containing protein, producing MLEEITKFSGKLRESGIPASIRSTEIACQAVPLIKENDGDLREALACIYLKDQRQRKRFNEVYGSFFEGKGTDNGEQSVKKQSKHTKHVRSSLITTSSPTGANTAPGLNSTYHAWDHRMNHINDSIMDKIKIEYIENTLGGSSDDGSINDKSGLLKSNIMTLNSLQPELIDLCQKLGRKIATKRARRYKQSKKQKPDIRRTIRKNLKHGGTLLELVKSKPKLKKQNHYFLNDVSVSCDWISIWFFCMVYAAQNSFTRARAFEFDNRTAEVTSALYELNVVDAFVKVLKIRQENAMIHGKSNMYTAFGGFLDQANLNSKSYVMILSDCRDWAGPKHNNEPLSAEFISQMSQIAKRVLILNPEPKNKWNVADSRVSYYEKAGAEVFEVRDLEQLANLISEI from the coding sequence ATGTTAGAAGAGATAACTAAATTTTCAGGAAAGCTCCGGGAAAGCGGGATCCCTGCAAGTATTAGGAGTACAGAAATAGCATGTCAAGCGGTTCCACTAATTAAAGAGAATGATGGAGATTTAAGGGAAGCTCTAGCATGCATCTATCTTAAAGACCAGCGGCAGAGAAAGAGATTTAATGAAGTGTATGGTTCTTTTTTTGAAGGAAAAGGAACAGATAATGGGGAGCAGTCTGTAAAGAAACAATCTAAACATACAAAACATGTAAGATCTTCACTGATTACTACATCTTCACCAACAGGTGCAAACACTGCTCCTGGCTTAAACAGCACTTATCATGCATGGGATCATAGAATGAATCATATAAATGATTCTATAATGGATAAAATTAAGATAGAATACATCGAAAATACCCTTGGAGGTAGCAGTGACGATGGTTCTATAAATGACAAATCAGGTTTACTTAAAAGTAACATAATGACTTTAAATTCTCTTCAGCCTGAACTGATAGATTTGTGCCAGAAGCTTGGTAGAAAGATTGCTACAAAAAGAGCACGAAGATATAAACAATCTAAGAAGCAAAAACCAGATATTAGAAGGACTATCAGAAAGAATTTAAAGCACGGCGGAACTCTTCTTGAACTTGTAAAAAGTAAACCTAAATTAAAGAAACAGAATCATTATTTTTTAAATGACGTGAGTGTTTCATGCGACTGGATAAGCATCTGGTTTTTCTGTATGGTTTACGCGGCACAAAATTCATTCACTAGGGCAAGGGCATTTGAATTTGATAACAGAACTGCTGAGGTAACTTCTGCTCTCTATGAGCTTAATGTAGTCGATGCATTCGTTAAAGTTTTAAAGATCAGACAGGAAAATGCAATGATCCATGGTAAATCTAACATGTATACTGCATTTGGAGGTTTCCTTGATCAAGCGAATCTGAATAGTAAATCATACGTCATGATCTTAAGTGACTGCAGAGATTGGGCAGGGCCAAAACATAACAATGAACCATTGAGTGCAGAATTTATCAGTCAAATGTCTCAAATAGCAAAAAGGGTTTTAATATTAAATCCTGAACCAAAGAATAAATGGAACGTAGCCGACAGCCGTGTTTCATATTATGAAAAGGCAGGGGCTGAAGTTTTTGAGGTCCGTGATTTAGAACAGCTTGCTAATTTAATAAGTGAGATTTAG
- a CDS encoding DUF2284 domain-containing protein — protein sequence MPYDKELEKFGFLEKIALKMGAIDTKVITVDDVCVENRVTLKCRAGCVGYGKKLTCPPYVPTAGEFKDILNEYQYAMLVKFKSPAKADEETVCSIYKNWFDPDTPEDLKNKADTFWNDYFDYSQDIHNIMLELEKTAFNKGYTFALAFVNGSCRLCNVCNTKSGVCVHPNRARIPEHAVGINMKKTAEDAGMGIQFPFSGHPEPMTILLID from the coding sequence ATGCCATATGATAAAGAACTAGAAAAATTTGGTTTTTTAGAAAAAATAGCCCTGAAAATGGGAGCTATTGATACAAAAGTTATAACTGTAGACGATGTTTGTGTAGAAAATAGAGTGACACTTAAATGTAGGGCTGGATGTGTTGGCTACGGTAAAAAGTTAACGTGTCCTCCTTATGTTCCTACAGCGGGTGAATTTAAGGATATTCTAAATGAATATCAATATGCAATGCTTGTGAAATTTAAATCACCAGCAAAAGCCGATGAAGAGACTGTATGTTCAATATACAAGAACTGGTTTGATCCTGACACTCCAGAAGACTTGAAAAATAAAGCTGATACATTCTGGAATGATTATTTTGATTACAGCCAGGATATACATAATATCATGCTTGAACTTGAGAAAACAGCATTTAACAAGGGTTACACATTTGCCCTTGCATTTGTAAACGGTTCATGCAGGTTATGTAATGTTTGCAATACAAAGAGCGGAGTATGTGTTCATCCAAACAGGGCAAGGATACCTGAACATGCAGTGGGTATCAACATGAAGAAAACAGCCGAAGATGCCGGAATGGGGATTCAATTTCCATTTTCAGGCCATCCTGAGCCCATGACTATATTATTAATAGATTAA
- a CDS encoding M28 family metallopeptidase, producing MKNKNIFLIAGIALCAVVLAGAFMFNSSSTLDQFQPIVTDPLAKAKEFNSQNALDFSKTICSLGPRYGGNDAEIKAADNMETEFKNNGINAYKEKVDLGNGKYTYNVIGEIKGSESPEKYIIIGSHIDSPGFCEGATDDAAAMGIQTEMARVFSTGYKPKQTVLIVGFGGEEMWFKGSDAFVKGHPEVVKNCEAMIDLNCVGAGKQVSLIGHSNQPKPVNGDPKLIDLMKQCAKQLGYSAVTGTTTYPSDTYPFYYNNDKVPVLQVMSQPFEVAPWSSANTFDKLNSKDMNKIGQTVTMTVLNLTE from the coding sequence ATGAAAAATAAAAACATATTTTTAATTGCAGGAATAGCGTTATGCGCAGTGGTGCTTGCAGGTGCATTCATGTTCAATTCATCCAGTACCCTTGATCAGTTTCAACCAATTGTAACCGATCCACTGGCCAAAGCTAAAGAATTTAATTCACAAAACGCCCTTGATTTTTCCAAAACGATCTGCAGTTTAGGCCCCCGATACGGCGGTAACGACGCTGAAATAAAAGCTGCAGATAACATGGAAACTGAATTTAAAAACAATGGAATAAATGCATACAAAGAAAAAGTAGATCTTGGCAACGGAAAGTACACATACAACGTTATTGGGGAAATTAAAGGGTCAGAAAGTCCCGAAAAATACATTATAATAGGCTCACATATTGATTCTCCGGGATTTTGCGAAGGGGCCACAGATGATGCAGCAGCCATGGGAATACAAACCGAAATGGCAAGAGTATTTTCCACGGGTTACAAACCAAAACAAACAGTTCTCATTGTTGGGTTTGGAGGGGAAGAAATGTGGTTTAAAGGTTCAGATGCCTTTGTAAAGGGGCATCCAGAAGTTGTTAAAAATTGTGAAGCGATGATCGACCTTAACTGTGTTGGTGCCGGCAAACAGGTATCTCTAATTGGTCACAGTAACCAACCAAAGCCTGTTAATGGAGACCCTAAACTTATAGATCTTATGAAGCAATGCGCCAAACAATTAGGATACTCTGCTGTTACTGGAACTACAACATACCCCAGCGATACTTATCCATTCTATTATAACAATGATAAAGTGCCTGTTTTGCAGGTAATGAGCCAGCCCTTTGAAGTTGCTCCATGGAGCAGTGCCAATACCTTTGACAAGCTCAATTCAAAAGATATGAATAAAATAGGTCAAACCGTGACAATGACTGTACTGAATTTAACAGAGTAG